AGGGCGCAAGGTCAGTGACCTCCAGCGCCCGGCCGGCAAGCAGCAGCCGATCCTCCGCGCCCTCCTTACCGATCGCATAGGCGAGCGCGCGCGGGTTGCCATCGAGGTCGGCGTCGGCGGCGAGCGCCAGTCGCTTGCGCAGCCGATTGGACAGCTTGAGCCGCGCCGCCACCTTTTCGGCGGTCAGCGGTTCCGGCGGCAACAATGCGGCAAGCCGCCGGGCGGCGTCGGGCACGACTGCCGCCGCTTGCTCGGTCGCCACCAGTCGCTCGAGCCGGTCACAGCCGTTCGCGCCGATCTCGGGCAGTACCGGCGCCATTATCCCATTTCCAACCATCAGCCGCAGCGTCGGCACGGGGTCGGGCAACGCCAATAGCTTGAGCAATTCGTCAGCGATCCGCTCGCGGGACAAGGCCATCAGGTCGTTGGCGCGCGCGACGCAGGCGGCGAGGCTCGCCGGATCGAGCTCGCGGCGACCGAAGCGGGCCTGGAAGCGGAAAAAGCGGAGGATGCGCAGGTGATCCTCGGCGATGCGAGTCAGCGGCTCGCCGATAAACCGGACGAGCCCGGCGCCAAGATCTTCGCGACCCCCGAAATAGTCGGTCAGCTCTCCGGTTTCGGGATTCCAGTAGAGCGCGTTGATCGTGAAGTCGCGGCGCTCGGCATCGGCGCGCCAGTCGTCGGTGAAAGCGACGGTGGCGCGGCGGCCGTCAGTTCTGACGTCGGCGCGCAGCGTGGTGATCTCGACATGGCCATCGACCAGCGCGGTGACGGTGCCATGCTCGATCCCGGTTGGGACGGTGCGGATCCCGGCCGCACCGCAGCGGCGCATCACTTCATAAGGGCTGAGCGTGGTCGCAAGATCGATGTCGACCGCCGACAGTCCGAGCAACGTGTCGCGGACCGCGCCGCCAACGAAGCGAGCGGTGCCGCTGCCAAGCGCATCGAGCAGCGTCGTCAACCCCGGTCGCTCGCGCAGGGGTGTCAACGCGCTCAACTCCATTGGAGGCGCCGGCTGAGGTTGACGAGCATCGCTGCGGTAGCGCCCCAGATGCGGCGATTATTCCAATCGATCTGATAATAAGTGCGCATGCGGCCCTGGAACTCGGCGGTGACCGCGCGCTGATTGGCGGGATCGAGCAGGAAGGCAAGCGGGGCCTCGAACAGGTCGGCGACTTCGCGCTCGTGCGGGACCAGCGGGAGGTCGGGCGGGACCGACCCCAGCACTGGAACGACCGAGAAATTGGTGACGGTGCGATAAGGGTCCGCGCTGCCCCACAATTCGACGAGGCTGGGGTCGAGGCCGACTTCCTCCTCCGCTTCGCGCAATGCGGCTGCTGCGGCATGGGCATCGTCCGCGTCGACCCGCCCGCCGGGGAAAGCGACTTGCCCGGCATGGGTGCGCAGGTCGTCGCGGCGGACGGTGAGGATCACGCCCGGCTCGGCGCGGCGGGTGATTGCTACCAGTACCGCGGCCGGCACCGCGGCGCCGCCTGCGCCTTCGAGCAGGTCGCCCGGCAACAGGTTGGCCGGCGCGGGCAGGCTTAGCGCGGCGCGTAGCCGCTCGGCGAGGGTCATGCCTCGAGCGCGAAAAAGGCGCCGTCGCTCCAGAAGCCGGGCGGGTCCGCGGCTTCTGCGAGCGCCACTTCGGCCAGCTCGTAATAGACGGGCCTGGCGAGCGCCGCCTCGAGCCCGCCGCGAACGGCCACCAGCGGGACGCCATCGCCGTCGATCCGGAGCGGGTGGTCTGGCCCCAGGATCACCGCATCGCCACTGTCGAGAAGTAACGCCACGCGCCGCGTGCGGCCGCTTCCCTCGCTGGTCATGGCGATGGCGGTGAAGGCGGCCAGTTCGACCGCGATGGTCAGCCGCTCGCCCGGGGTGACCAGCACGTGGCTGCCATCGGGCTCACGGCGCAGGATGCGGGCGAGCTGGCGGATCAGCGCCGGCCGGCGAATCTCGACGCCCTGATGATACCAGCGCCCGTCGCGTGCGATCCGCATTTCGCTGTCGCCGCAATGCGCCGGGTTCCAGCGCTCGACCGGCGCATGGGTGCGGTCCGCGACATCCCCGGCGATGGCGGCGATGCTGCGGCCGGCGAAGTCGATCGGGGCAAGGGTCTCGGGCATTGGGTTGCATGTAGGCGGCCAGGCCCGGTTGCGCGAGGGCAAGCCGGGTCGGTAAGGACCGGCGATGGCCACTCCCCTCGCAATCGTCACTGGCGGCGGCAAACGCGTTGGTGCGGTGTTGGTCGAGCGCCTGCTCGCCGCTAACTGGGCCGTGTTGGCGCATGTCCATGAGGTGGGCGACCCGGTGCCCGCCGGCGCGCAGTCGGTCGTCGCCAACCTTCGGGACGCCGATTGCGGGAAACGCATTCTCGCCGCCTGCGCCGAGCCGCCGCGACTTCTGGTCAACTGCGCCGCGCGATTCGCGCCCGATGATCTGCCCGGGTTCGATCCGCAGGAATTCGCGGCGCATATGGCGATCAACGTTGCCGCGCCGGCGCTGTTGACCAAGGCGTTCGCCGCCGCCGCGGGTTCCGGGAGCGGCGACCGGCTGGTGGTCAACATCCTCGATGCCAAGCTCCGGGCACCCAACCCCGACTTTCTCAGCTACACGTTGAGCAAGGCCGCACTGGCGGCACTGACCGAATTGTCGGCCCGCGCACTGGCCGGGCAGGGGGTGAGGGTCAATGGAATTGCCCCCGCGCTGATGCTCCGTTCGGGCGAGCAAAGCGACGCCAACTTTGAGCGGATGCACCGTCACAACCCGCTTGGTCGCGGGATCGATCCGGAGCATGTCTGGCAGGCGCTTCGCTTTCTGCTGGACTCGCCTGTCGTCACCGGCGAGGTGCTCACCCTCGACGCCGGGCAACGGTTCATGAACCTGCCGCGCGACGTGCAGTTTCTCGACGATTAGAACGAAAGAAAAGCGTGGTGAGCGACCTCCGCCCCTTCATCCCACGGCTCGACGGAATGGTGCCCGAATCGCTCGCGGTCAAAAGCGCCAGGATCCACCTCGATTCGCTCGAAGTGCAGGCCGACATTGGCTTCCACGACTTCGAGATCGGCGCTCCGCAGCGGCTGCTGATCAGCGTCGAAGTATGGTTGAGCGAGCCGCTCCCGACCGACGATCGCGCCGAGAGCGCATGGAACTACGATCACCTTAAGCGGGAGGTCGAGCGGATTGCGGGCGCGCGCCGCTTCAACCTGCAGGAAACATTATTGGCGGAAATCTACGAGTGGATTGCTGCGCGGGACGGGGTGAGGGCGCTGCGGGTAGGCAGCTACAAGCCCGACGTGTACCCGAGTGCCCGTGGAGTCGGTGTGGAGATCGCGTCGTTTGCCGGCGCTGTCCCCTGATGGTGCGTCCTGCCGGCCACGCGCAAGGAACATTATCATTGCGCCGCCATTATGGCCTTATTAAGGAAGCGCCCCGGCCTGCCGATGATATGTTGATACGTCGGTATGCCTCACCAGACGGAGCGGCGCGCAACATCGCCGTTCCGGGTGGCGAGGCATGGAAGCCCGCTTAAGGAGATTTGCGGCAGAATGTCTTACGCCAATCGCAAGCAGATGAGCGGAAATAGGACGGTCGCGATCGTGATCGTTGGCCTGCTTCACGTGCTTATCGGTTATGCCCTGATCACCGGGCTAGCTTACAACGTGATCAAGAAAGCCGCAGAGGATCTGAAGACGTTCGACGTCGAGGATAAGCCGCCGCCCCCGCCGGAAGAACCGCCGCCCCCGGAACAGAAGCAGGTGGAGACGCCGCCGCCGCCGGTGGTGTCGCCGCCGCCGCTGGTCCGCAGCAACGTGGTCACTCCGGTCATCCAGACCGCGCCTGTCGCGCCGCCGGTGGTGATCACCCCGACCGCGCGCCCGGCGCCGCCGGCGCCGCCGGCCCCGCCGCCGCCGCCGCGGGTCAACCAGCAGGCGATCGCCAAGGGTTCGATCATCGGCCTGTTCAACGATGACGACTATCCGCAGGACGCCATTCGTAACGAGCAGCAGGGCACGACCGCCGTGGCGCTGACGATCGGGACCGATGGCCGCGTGTCGGGCTGCAGCGTGACCAGTTCAAGCGGCTCGGCAAGCCTCGATTCGGCGGCCTGCCGGATCATCCGGGCGCGGGCTCGTTTCACCCCCGCCAAGGATCAGAACGGGAATTCGATCGAAGGGTCTTATTCCCAGCGCATCAGTTGGCGTTTGCCTGCCGGCGACTAAATTTTTCGACCTGATAACGTTCAAAGACTTAACTCAAGGAACCGCACTATGAGCTTCGTGACTGTGCTGACCGCCGCCGCCGCCGGAGCCCCGGCGCCCGCAGGCGACAACCCCTACGGCCTGTTCCAGGCGCTGAAGGAAGGCGGCGTCATCAGCTGGACCGTCTTCATCATCCTGGTGTCGTTCTCGGTTTTCTCCTTCTACATTCTGTTCACCAAGCTGTTCGAACAGCAGAAGATCATCAGCCAGGGTAAGAAGGTCCGTTCCAGCTTCTGGAACAGCGCCAACCTCCGCGAAGCCTCGGGCAAGCTCGACCAGCGCAGCGCTTATCGCGCGATCGTCGACGACGCGCTCGTCGCGCAGGACCAGCACGGCAAGCTGACCAACCCGATCGACCAGCACGACTGGATGGCCAATAGCCTCGCCCGTTCGCAGGGCTCGATCGGCGCCCGTCTCGGTGAGGGCCTCGCCTTCCTCGCGACCGTCGGTTCGACCGCGCCGTTCATCGGCCTGTTCGGCACCGTCATCGGCATCTACCGCGCGCTGATCAAGATCGGTGCGGCCGGTCAGGCTTCGATCGGCACCGTCGCCGGTCCGGTCGGTGAGGCGCTCATCATGACCGCGCTCGGCCTGGTCGTCGCGGTTCCGGCCGTGCTCGCCTACAACTGGCTGATCCGCCGCAACAAGTCGATCATGGAGGACCTCGCGGCCTTCACCAACGACCTGCACGGCTACATCATGTCGGAAGGCAAGGTTAAGCCGGCGATGATCGCCGGTGGCGCCGCTGCTGCCGGTTCGGCCACCGTCGCCCGCGGTTCGCAGACCCGCACTGCCGCTGCGCCGACCCCGGCCGGCACGCCGCCGCTGACCGCCGGTCAGACCTCGACCGGCCAGCAGGCCGGCGGCACCGGCACCACCACGGTGGATCGCCGCTAAGCACGCAGGAAGTCTCGGGACCGGCGGCGTGCCGCCGGTCCCACCTGATGCACGCTAAGAAGGAAGCCACACCCCCATGGCAATGACAGTCGGCAAGGAAGAGGGCGAAGACGTCCCCATGTCGGACATCAACACCACGCCGCTGGTCGACGTGATGCTGGTGCTCCTGATCATCTTCCTGATCGCCATCCCGGTGGTGGTCGAGACCGTTCCGCTGACCTTGCCCAAGGTCGCCTACATCCCGACCGAAACCAAGCCCGAGAACGTCTCGCTGTCCGTGCGCAACGAAAAGGACGGCAGCTGCGGCGTTTACTGGGGGATGAAGAAGGTCAACTCGCAGGAACTGCTCGACCTTTCGGTCAAGAAGCTCAAGGCGGCGGTCGATGCGGCCGGCGGACCTGACAACCTCAACGAAGACAACATGCCCGAGGCGCACATCCGCGCGGACATCAACACCCAGTATCGTTGCGTCGGTGGAGCGATCTTCACCATGCAGCGGGCCGGGTTCGCACGGGTCGGCTTCATCTCCGAACCGCCTCCGGGTTACAGCGCAGGCCGCCTGTAAGAGACTGCGGCTCGCCGCGCTTGAACAGGGCTTGATGAAAGGAACCGCCAGCCATGGCGATGCAAACGACCAGTAACAACGCCGAAGGCGAACCGATGATGGAGATCAATACGACTCCATTGATCGACGTCATGCTGGTTTTGATCATCATGCTGATCATCACCATCCCGATCCAGACTCACGCGGTGAAGCTGGACCTTCCGCAGAACAACAACTCGACCCCGCCGCCGATCGACCCGATCAAGAACAAGATCGTGGTTACGCCGGAGGGCGCCGTGCTGTGGAACGGGACGCCGGTTCAGCTGACCCAGCTGCGCCAGTATCTCGACATCACCCAGCAGATGAACCCGGAGCCTGAGCTCCACCTCCAGCCCGACCCGGCCGCCCGCTACGAGCTGGTCGACCAGGTGCTGGTGGTGACCAAGCAGGCCAAGGTCACCAAGATGGGCTTTGTCGGCAACGAGGCTTACGGCAGCTTCTAACCGGTAGCTTTAAGCAAGCACTTCACTCGGGACCCATCCCGATGAACCTAGGGGGCGGCATCGCAAGGTGCCGCCCCCTTTTTTTGATGCGCGGTCATGGGATCAGGCGGGGGTCGCGTCAGCGTTGCCGAGGTCGCTCAGGCAGCGTGCGCTGGCCGTCGATCAACGGCCGTGAGACGACGCCTGGGCCTAGCAATCAGGAGTGCCCGATCGATCGGGAGCAGTCTGGCGTGCCCCGCTCGCTACTCAAAACCTGGAGCCAACCCGGCGCGGCCGCGCCGGCCGCGGCCGACCTAGCTGTTGCGGGTGATGAATTCTTCGACCACCGGGGCGATGCGCTCGCGCCATTTGCGGCCGTTGAAGATGCCGTAGTGGCCGACGCCATCGGCCATCAGATACTGCTTCTTCGTCTCGGGCAGCGCGGTGGCGAGGGTCAGCGCGGCCTTGGTCTGGCCGAGCCCGCTGATGTCGTCGCGCTCGCCTTCGACCGCGAGCAAAGCGGTGCGGGTGATCGCGCCCGGATCGACCGGGCGGCCGCGATGCGTCATCTCGCCCTTGGGCAGCGCGTGCCGCTGGAAGACGACGTCGACGGTCTGCAGATAGAATTCGGCGGTCATGTCGCAGACCGAGCGATATTCGTCGTAGAAGGCGCGGGTGGCGTCGGCGCCTTCCTCGTCCCCGACCACCAGATGCTTGTACATCTCATAGTGGCTAAGGAGGTGGCTGCCGAGGTTCATGGTCATGAAACCGGCGAGCTGGAGGAAGCCCGGATAGACCTTGCGCCCGGCGCCCGGATAGATGCCGGGGACGGTGGCGATGACGTTCTGCTGGAACCAGGCGTGCGGGCGCTCGGTCGCCAGCGTGTTGACCGCGGTCGGCGCCTCGCGCGTGTCGATCGGCCCGCCCATCATGGTCAGTGATTTAGGCGAAGCGGGATCGCCGTCGGCGTTCATCAGCGCCACCGCGGCGAGCGCCGGGACCGACGGCTGGCACACCGCCAGCATGTGCGCGGCCTCGCCATCGTCGCGCTCGGCGATGACGCCGAGAAAGTCGACCAGATAGTCGATATAGTCGTCGAGATCGAACCGTCCCTTGGCGGTCGGCACCAGCTTGGCGTCCTGCCAGTCGGTGATGAAAACGTCGTGGCCGGGGAGCATCCGCTCGACCGTCCCGCGCAGCAGCGTGGCGTAGTGCCCCGACATCGGGGCAACGATCAGCAGCTTGGGCTGGCCAGCGGGCGCGCCGTCGCGGGCGAAATGCTTCAACTGGCCGAACGGGCGGCGCAGGACCACTTCCTCGCGCACCGGTACCGTCTTGCCGTCGACCACGGTCGTATGGAGGTCAAAGCAGGGCTTGCCGCGCGGCGCGGCGGCGTGGGCGAAGACGTCGAGGCTGGCGGCGATGTAGGGGCTCATGCCGGTGTAGCGCAGCGGGTTGGCGGCGCTGTTCAGCCAGCTGGCGGAAAGATCGGCCCAGCGGCTTGCCCCGGCAAGCCAGGAACGCTGCACTTCATACGCGTCGTAGAGCATCAGGTCTCGATCATCGTTATATTGGTTAAGCGGTGTGGCGGGGAAAAGGTTGCACTGCAACATCGTTCGTTGGGAAGGCGTCACCAACCGTGCCAGCGTGGATCGGTCGCCACGCTTTGTGAACGTGATTGCTCCTGCTAATCGCGCGCTCATGGCCACCGCCCCCACTGCGACCGCTCCCACCGGCGCCGACCCCAAGGACAAGCCCAGCCGCAACCTTGGCAACCTCCGACTGGTCTTCGCCGCCGCCGCCAAATATCC
The Sphingomonas ginsengisoli An et al. 2013 genome window above contains:
- a CDS encoding CCA tRNA nucleotidyltransferase, which gives rise to MELSALTPLRERPGLTTLLDALGSGTARFVGGAVRDTLLGLSAVDIDLATTLSPYEVMRRCGAAGIRTVPTGIEHGTVTALVDGHVEITTLRADVRTDGRRATVAFTDDWRADAERRDFTINALYWNPETGELTDYFGGREDLGAGLVRFIGEPLTRIAEDHLRILRFFRFQARFGRRELDPASLAACVARANDLMALSRERIADELLKLLALPDPVPTLRLMVGNGIMAPVLPEIGANGCDRLERLVATEQAAAVVPDAARRLAALLPPEPLTAEKVAARLKLSNRLRKRLALAADADLDGNPRALAYAIGKEGAEDRLLLAGRALEVTDLAPFTVPRLPLGGGELIRRGLKPGPIVATTLRQIERRWVEEDFPNEERLAQLVDEALNSAR
- a CDS encoding CoA pyrophosphatase yields the protein MTLAERLRAALSLPAPANLLPGDLLEGAGGAAVPAAVLVAITRRAEPGVILTVRRDDLRTHAGQVAFPGGRVDADDAHAAAAALREAEEEVGLDPSLVELWGSADPYRTVTNFSVVPVLGSVPPDLPLVPHEREVADLFEAPLAFLLDPANQRAVTAEFQGRMRTYYQIDWNNRRIWGATAAMLVNLSRRLQWS
- a CDS encoding DUF1285 domain-containing protein yields the protein MPETLAPIDFAGRSIAAIAGDVADRTHAPVERWNPAHCGDSEMRIARDGRWYHQGVEIRRPALIRQLARILRREPDGSHVLVTPGERLTIAVELAAFTAIAMTSEGSGRTRRVALLLDSGDAVILGPDHPLRIDGDGVPLVAVRGGLEAALARPVYYELAEVALAEAADPPGFWSDGAFFALEA
- a CDS encoding SDR family oxidoreductase, with product MLVERLLAANWAVLAHVHEVGDPVPAGAQSVVANLRDADCGKRILAACAEPPRLLVNCAARFAPDDLPGFDPQEFAAHMAINVAAPALLTKAFAAAAGSGSGDRLVVNILDAKLRAPNPDFLSYTLSKAALAALTELSARALAGQGVRVNGIAPALMLRSGEQSDANFERMHRHNPLGRGIDPEHVWQALRFLLDSPVVTGEVLTLDAGQRFMNLPRDVQFLDD
- a CDS encoding dihydroneopterin aldolase, translating into MSDLRPFIPRLDGMVPESLAVKSARIHLDSLEVQADIGFHDFEIGAPQRLLISVEVWLSEPLPTDDRAESAWNYDHLKREVERIAGARRFNLQETLLAEIYEWIAARDGVRALRVGSYKPDVYPSARGVGVEIASFAGAVP
- a CDS encoding TonB family protein, yielding MSYANRKQMSGNRTVAIVIVGLLHVLIGYALITGLAYNVIKKAAEDLKTFDVEDKPPPPPEEPPPPEQKQVETPPPPVVSPPPLVRSNVVTPVIQTAPVAPPVVITPTARPAPPAPPAPPPPPRVNQQAIAKGSIIGLFNDDDYPQDAIRNEQQGTTAVALTIGTDGRVSGCSVTSSSGSASLDSAACRIIRARARFTPAKDQNGNSIEGSYSQRISWRLPAGD
- a CDS encoding MotA/TolQ/ExbB proton channel family protein gives rise to the protein MSFVTVLTAAAAGAPAPAGDNPYGLFQALKEGGVISWTVFIILVSFSVFSFYILFTKLFEQQKIISQGKKVRSSFWNSANLREASGKLDQRSAYRAIVDDALVAQDQHGKLTNPIDQHDWMANSLARSQGSIGARLGEGLAFLATVGSTAPFIGLFGTVIGIYRALIKIGAAGQASIGTVAGPVGEALIMTALGLVVAVPAVLAYNWLIRRNKSIMEDLAAFTNDLHGYIMSEGKVKPAMIAGGAAAAGSATVARGSQTRTAAAPTPAGTPPLTAGQTSTGQQAGGTGTTTVDRR
- a CDS encoding ExbD/TolR family protein, with translation MAMTVGKEEGEDVPMSDINTTPLVDVMLVLLIIFLIAIPVVVETVPLTLPKVAYIPTETKPENVSLSVRNEKDGSCGVYWGMKKVNSQELLDLSVKKLKAAVDAAGGPDNLNEDNMPEAHIRADINTQYRCVGGAIFTMQRAGFARVGFISEPPPGYSAGRL
- a CDS encoding ExbD/TolR family protein, producing the protein MQTTSNNAEGEPMMEINTTPLIDVMLVLIIMLIITIPIQTHAVKLDLPQNNNSTPPPIDPIKNKIVVTPEGAVLWNGTPVQLTQLRQYLDITQQMNPEPELHLQPDPAARYELVDQVLVVTKQAKVTKMGFVGNEAYGSF
- a CDS encoding polyhydroxyalkanoate depolymerase, translated to MLYDAYEVQRSWLAGASRWADLSASWLNSAANPLRYTGMSPYIAASLDVFAHAAAPRGKPCFDLHTTVVDGKTVPVREEVVLRRPFGQLKHFARDGAPAGQPKLLIVAPMSGHYATLLRGTVERMLPGHDVFITDWQDAKLVPTAKGRFDLDDYIDYLVDFLGVIAERDDGEAAHMLAVCQPSVPALAAVALMNADGDPASPKSLTMMGGPIDTREAPTAVNTLATERPHAWFQQNVIATVPGIYPGAGRKVYPGFLQLAGFMTMNLGSHLLSHYEMYKHLVVGDEEGADATRAFYDEYRSVCDMTAEFYLQTVDVVFQRHALPKGEMTHRGRPVDPGAITRTALLAVEGERDDISGLGQTKAALTLATALPETKKQYLMADGVGHYGIFNGRKWRERIAPVVEEFITRNS